In Nitrospira sp., the genomic window GTGATCCCCTGAGCAAGCATCCGGATCGCATGTTTCACGGAACCGGCGGACCCGGATACTTCCTCTCTCCTGAGCCCAACGATTACCCCCACAAACGCGGTGCTCTTTCCATGGCCAAGATGCCGCGCGAGAGCAACAGCACTCGCGACTTCAACGACAACGGCTCACAGTTTTTCATCTGTGTGGACGACAACAGCGGGTTGGACCGTCGTTATACCGTGTTTGGAGAAGTCTTTCGTGGGATCGACGTAGTCGATAAGATCGTTGCTGCGCCGCGTGACGAGTATGACAATCCCCTTGATCCAATCAGAATGACCCTGACCGTCAAAGAATAACCGATCGGCAACAACTGCCCCTCGTTCAACACCATCATCAATCCAGTGAAAGCTCAAATCCTCCCCGCCTCAGCTCCCGAATCCATTCGCCTGGCTGGCGAGATCATTAGGATGGGCGGGCTCGTGGCCTTTCCGACTGAAACGGTCTATGGACTCGGCTGCGACGCGCTAAATCCTGACGCGGCGGCGAAGGTGTTTGAAGCCAAACAACGGCCGCAATTCGACCCGCTCATCGTTCATATTGCCGATCGGATCCAGTTGCACGACGTGGTGAGAGCCCTCACGGCAACAGCACTGCAGCTCATCGATCAGTTTTGGCCAGGCCCACTCACGCTGGTCTTGCAGAAACAGTCGACCATTCCAGATCTCGTTACCGCCGGCCTGGATACCGTCGCCGTCAGAATGCCGAACCATCCTGTGGCGCAAGCACTGATTCGAGAGGCAGGAACTCCGATCGCCGCACCAAGTGCCAATCCCTTTGGCTACGTCAGTCCAACGACGGCGCAACACGTGGCCCACGGGCTTGGAAGTACGATCGATCTCATCCTCGACGGAGGACCTTGTCCCGTCGGCGTGGAATCAACTATCGTGTCGCTGGTCGGCCCCCAGGCAGAATTGTTGCGGCCGGGGAGCATCACACTTGCACAGCTCAGTGCCGTCATCGGCCCACTCAGCCGATCCTCTTCCGTGGTCGATCAACCGACCGCCCCGGGGCAACTGGCTCGCCATTACGCAACACAGACCCCGGTCACAATCCTGACCTCCCTCAAGGCAAGACCAACATTGACGAAGAATGAGCGGGCCGGATTGTTGATCGTCTCGCAAACCAGTGCAACGGACGAGCGCTTCGCAGCGATTGAAGTGCTCTCAATAACCGGAGATCTTCGGGAAGCCGCACACCACCTCTTTGCAGCGCTCCGAAGATTGGACGCCCAAGGTCTGGATCGGATCTATGTGGAGCCTTGTCATGAAGAAGGGCTGGGGATGGCGATCATGGACCGTCTGCGCCGTTGCGCGGCCTCATAGAGTCTGCACCCTCCATCCTCTACTAGAGAAATCGTACGCCCTTGACTGCTTTGGCAACAATGTACATACGAACATTGTTGCTTCGATCGTCAGCCGGAAACAGAAAGAAGCCAGGCCGAGTAGGGTCGTAGCCAGTAGTCGTTCCCACTAAGACTTCGCCGTCCTGGAAGGTAACCTCAACTTTTCTCCCGGACAAGGGCTTGCCCGGAACGAATGACTTGCCTTCCTTGTAGCTCCCGTTTCCCACAAAGTCGCGCACGAAGAACACCGCCTTCAGCTCCTGCATGACCACGCGCGTGAGCGGTGCCGATGTCTTGGCTCCCTCTGCCTTCACGTGAAAATATTGGGCGCCGGGAGAAAAGTCTTGAGCATAACCCTTTAACATCGATCCATTCTGATACCGTACTACGATCTTGGCCGGACCGGTCATAAGCCCTCCGTGCTTCGAAGTGGCCGGATGTTCTGCTTTCGCAGTATCGCCGCGGTAGGCGTTATTCCCAAGAAAAATATGATTCCTGAGAGGACTGATTGGATCTATCCAGATTGTGTGTTAAGGACGTCCCGCCAAACAGCGGCAAGACCGTGGAGTGCCTGGCTTCCATCACCGACATAGACTGAGCCGTGCATAGTCGCGAGCCGCTTCGGTTGCAGTGCCGCCAGTCGGTTCAGCGTCGCCTCCGTTAAGGAACAATAGGG contains:
- a CDS encoding peptidylprolyl isomerase, yielding MGSPCHSADGLVTVTPMTLQFQKKDPRITITTNLGEIKIRLYSDAAPRHVENLINLVKMGFYDGTTFHRVVPGFLIQGGDPLSKHPDRMFHGTGGPGYFLSPEPNDYPHKRGALSMAKMPRESNSTRDFNDNGSQFFICVDDNSGLDRRYTVFGEVFRGIDVVDKIVAAPRDEYDNPLDPIRMTLTVKE
- a CDS encoding threonylcarbamoyl-AMP synthase, producing MKAQILPASAPESIRLAGEIIRMGGLVAFPTETVYGLGCDALNPDAAAKVFEAKQRPQFDPLIVHIADRIQLHDVVRALTATALQLIDQFWPGPLTLVLQKQSTIPDLVTAGLDTVAVRMPNHPVAQALIREAGTPIAAPSANPFGYVSPTTAQHVAHGLGSTIDLILDGGPCPVGVESTIVSLVGPQAELLRPGSITLAQLSAVIGPLSRSSSVVDQPTAPGQLARHYATQTPVTILTSLKARPTLTKNERAGLLIVSQTSATDERFAAIEVLSITGDLREAAHHLFAALRRLDAQGLDRIYVEPCHEEGLGMAIMDRLRRCAAS